The Vibrio tarriae genome includes a window with the following:
- a CDS encoding fumarate hydratase, giving the protein MTVIRKQDVISSVADALQYISYYHPLDFVKALEKAYQREESQAAKDSIAQILINSRMSAEGHRPICQDTGIVTCFVNIGMGVQWDSTDMTVQQMVDEGVRQAYTNPDNPLRASVLMDPAGKRINTKDNTPAVVHINMVPGDKVDIQIAAKGGGSENKTKMVMLNPSDDIAEWVEKTVPLMGAGWCPPGMLGIGIGGTAEKAAVLAKEALMEHIDIHELIERGPQNAEEELRLDIFNRVNKLGIGAQGLGGLTTVVDVKIKSAPTHAASKPVCMIPNCAATRHVHFTLDGSGPAQLTPPKLEDWPQITWEAGANTRRVNLDNITREEIQTWKTGETVLLSGKILTGRDAAHKRIQTMLQKGEKLPDGVDLKDKFIYYVGPVDAVGDEVVGPAGPTTSTRMDKFTDMMLEEVGVMGMIGKAERGPATVESIKKHKAVYLMAVGGAAYLVAKAIKKARVVAFEDLGMEAIYEFEVEDMPVTVAVDSTGANAHQIGPDTWRVKIAEAAK; this is encoded by the coding sequence ATGACGGTAATACGCAAGCAAGATGTGATCAGCAGTGTCGCTGATGCGCTGCAGTACATCTCCTACTACCACCCATTAGACTTTGTAAAAGCCCTAGAAAAAGCCTACCAACGTGAAGAAAGCCAAGCGGCAAAAGATTCGATAGCCCAAATCCTGATCAACTCGCGTATGTCCGCTGAAGGACACCGCCCAATCTGCCAAGACACAGGTATTGTCACGTGTTTTGTGAACATCGGGATGGGAGTGCAATGGGACTCGACCGATATGACAGTGCAGCAGATGGTAGATGAAGGCGTGCGCCAAGCGTACACCAACCCAGATAATCCACTGCGTGCTTCAGTATTGATGGATCCTGCGGGCAAGCGCATCAATACCAAAGACAATACCCCAGCTGTGGTGCACATCAATATGGTGCCTGGCGATAAAGTGGATATTCAAATTGCGGCCAAAGGTGGCGGCAGTGAAAACAAAACCAAGATGGTGATGCTAAACCCGTCCGATGATATTGCTGAATGGGTAGAAAAAACCGTACCCTTGATGGGCGCGGGCTGGTGTCCACCGGGCATGCTCGGCATTGGCATTGGCGGTACGGCGGAAAAAGCGGCCGTCCTTGCCAAAGAAGCCTTGATGGAACACATTGATATTCATGAGCTTATCGAGCGTGGTCCGCAAAATGCGGAAGAAGAGCTGCGTTTAGACATTTTCAACCGTGTGAATAAGCTCGGTATTGGCGCGCAAGGTCTTGGCGGTTTAACTACAGTGGTGGATGTGAAAATCAAATCGGCACCGACACATGCCGCTTCTAAGCCTGTCTGCATGATCCCCAACTGTGCGGCGACACGCCACGTACATTTCACACTCGATGGCAGCGGCCCTGCGCAGTTAACGCCGCCTAAGTTAGAAGATTGGCCACAAATCACTTGGGAAGCGGGCGCGAATACGCGTCGTGTCAATCTTGATAATATCACCCGTGAAGAGATCCAAACCTGGAAAACCGGTGAAACGGTTCTGCTGTCTGGCAAGATCCTCACCGGTCGTGATGCGGCCCATAAACGCATTCAAACCATGCTGCAAAAAGGCGAAAAATTGCCTGACGGTGTCGATTTGAAAGACAAGTTCATTTACTACGTAGGTCCTGTGGACGCAGTAGGCGATGAAGTGGTTGGCCCTGCAGGCCCTACAACTTCAACTCGTATGGACAAGTTTACCGACATGATGCTGGAAGAGGTCGGCGTCATGGGCATGATTGGTAAAGCTGAGCGCGGCCCAGCTACCGTTGAATCGATCAAAAAACACAAAGCCGTTTATTTGATGGCAGTCGGTGGTGCGGCTTACTTAGTGGCGAAAGCGATCAAGAAAGCTCGCGTAGTCGCGTTTGAAGACTTAGGCATGGAGGCAATCTACGAATTTGAAGTCGAAGATATGCCAGTCACTGTTGCTGTGGATTCAACTGGCGCGAATGCGCACCAAATCGGCCCAGATACTTGGCGGGTCAAAATCGCTGAAGCGGCCAAGTAA
- the pabB gene encoding aminodeoxychorismate synthase component 1, translating to MNNNQILSIEHKKLTYHPDIAKQFFTSIEQQPWAMLLRSASTTHMDSRFDILVANPFATLVSFGDETEIHTQNGVTLSREDPFALLADIQEQYLPQVTDASELPFVGGALGYFAYDLGRRVEVLPSLAEQDIAMPDMAVGIYSWALVVDHQQHTAQLVGQNVEDAWGWLNQQEAIKPSEVTDFALTSPWRSNMSYTAYQDKFARVQDYLRSGDCYQINLAQRFQAHYTGSEWQAYLKLEKGNQAPFSAFLRLPQGAILSVSPERFLQVCDRVIETKPIKGTRPRHADKQQDALLKQDLVSAEKDQAENLMIVDLLRNDIGRVAKPGSVHVPKLFDVESFPAVHHLVSTIRATLDEQYQAADLLRACFPGGSITGAPKVRAMEIIEELEPHRRSAYCGSIGYLSRHGKMDTSITIRTLVAYQKQLYAWAGGGLVADSEGAAEYQETLDKLSRILPTLES from the coding sequence ATGAATAACAACCAAATCTTGTCAATTGAACACAAAAAATTAACTTATCATCCTGATATTGCTAAACAATTTTTCACATCTATTGAGCAGCAACCTTGGGCAATGCTGCTACGCTCCGCGTCTACCACCCATATGGATAGCCGCTTTGATATTCTGGTCGCCAATCCTTTCGCCACTTTAGTGAGTTTTGGTGATGAAACTGAAATTCACACCCAGAACGGCGTGACATTGTCACGAGAAGATCCTTTTGCGCTTCTTGCTGACATCCAAGAGCAGTATCTTCCTCAAGTGACTGATGCGTCTGAGTTACCTTTTGTTGGCGGTGCTCTGGGGTATTTTGCCTATGATTTAGGACGCCGAGTCGAAGTCCTCCCTAGTTTGGCAGAACAAGACATTGCTATGCCCGATATGGCCGTGGGCATCTATTCTTGGGCGCTCGTGGTCGATCACCAACAGCACACCGCGCAATTGGTCGGACAAAATGTTGAAGACGCTTGGGGTTGGTTAAACCAACAAGAGGCGATAAAGCCAAGCGAAGTAACTGACTTTGCTCTCACGTCGCCTTGGCGCTCCAATATGAGCTATACCGCCTATCAAGATAAATTTGCTCGTGTGCAGGACTATTTACGCTCGGGAGACTGTTACCAGATCAACCTCGCGCAGCGTTTTCAGGCTCACTACACCGGTAGTGAATGGCAAGCGTATTTGAAGCTGGAAAAAGGTAACCAAGCGCCCTTCTCCGCCTTTTTGCGTTTGCCGCAAGGCGCAATTTTGAGTGTATCTCCAGAACGTTTTCTGCAAGTCTGCGATCGAGTGATTGAAACCAAACCGATCAAAGGCACACGTCCACGCCATGCCGACAAGCAACAAGATGCCCTACTCAAGCAAGATTTAGTCAGCGCAGAAAAAGATCAGGCCGAGAATTTAATGATTGTCGATCTGCTGCGTAATGATATTGGTCGTGTGGCAAAGCCGGGTAGCGTGCATGTACCTAAGTTGTTTGATGTGGAGAGCTTTCCCGCCGTGCACCATCTGGTGAGCACGATTCGCGCAACACTGGATGAGCAATACCAAGCCGCAGATCTGTTACGCGCCTGTTTTCCCGGCGGTTCGATTACGGGAGCGCCCAAAGTGCGGGCAATGGAAATCATTGAAGAGCTCGAGCCGCATCGCCGTAGCGCTTATTGTGGCTCAATTGGCTATCTCAGCCGTCATGGAAAAATGGATACCAGCATCACGATCCGCACTTTAGTGGCCTATCAGAAGCAGCTTTACGCTTGGGCGGGTGGCGGCTTGGTGGCTGACAGCGAAGGAGCTGCGGAGTATCAAGAAACACTGGATAAATTAAGCCGAATTCTTCCAACCCTAGAATCCTAA
- a CDS encoding CoA pyrophosphatase, with product MQNISRHEFIQQFQLHLPAAYPQESLRRVAHLAPEKLRKASVLIGVVERPQGLQVIMTKRAAHLRHHPGQISFPGGKYEEIDHSLQQTAKREAREEIGIPEEKIRIVGQLPELVTVSQFAVTPFLAFVESDYPIQLDHNEVDEVFEVPISFLLDRKKIYSGTFQLKNHRHKLFALSYKQHFIWGMTAQIIQSLQKQFINYNELV from the coding sequence TTGCAAAACATTAGCCGTCATGAGTTTATCCAGCAGTTTCAGCTCCATTTACCCGCTGCCTATCCCCAGGAAAGCTTGCGGCGCGTCGCGCATTTAGCGCCAGAGAAGCTACGCAAAGCGTCGGTATTGATTGGCGTGGTAGAGCGTCCGCAAGGCCTACAAGTGATCATGACCAAGCGCGCAGCACATTTGAGGCATCACCCCGGGCAAATCAGTTTTCCCGGCGGAAAGTACGAAGAGATCGACCACTCATTACAGCAGACGGCAAAACGAGAAGCACGAGAAGAGATTGGCATCCCAGAAGAGAAAATTCGTATTGTTGGCCAGTTGCCTGAGTTAGTGACCGTAAGCCAGTTTGCCGTGACGCCTTTTTTAGCTTTTGTGGAATCCGACTACCCGATTCAGCTCGATCACAACGAAGTCGATGAAGTGTTTGAAGTGCCGATCAGTTTTTTGCTTGATCGAAAAAAGATCTACAGCGGGACTTTTCAGTTAAAAAACCACCGTCATAAACTGTTCGCCCTCTCCTATAAACAACATTTTATATGGGGTATGACCGCACAAATCATTCAATCCCTTCAAAAACAATTTATTAATTACAATGAGTTAGTTTAA
- a CDS encoding aromatic amino acid transport family protein yields the protein MNTTTAATSTARSASKWTYKDFTWALSLFGTAVGAGVLFLPIKAGAGGFWPLVILALIAAPMTWFAHKSLARFVLSAKNPDADITDTVEEHFGKAGANLITFAYFFAIYPIVLIYGVGITNTVDSFLVNQIGMESIPRWLLSGALIIAMTAGVVFGKELMLKATSAMVYPLVFILLALSFYLIPDWNTSMIEVAPDWSAMPAIVWLAIPIIVFSFNHSPIISQFSKEQRQQFGDDAVKKTDMITGGAAMMLMGFVMFFVFSVVLSLSPEELAMAKEQNISVLSYLANEHASPIISYLGPIVAFAAITSSYFGHFLGAHEGLVGLVKSRSNMPIGKIEKISLGFIVVTTWIVAIVNPSILGMIETMGAPMIAAILFLLPVFAMHKVPAMAKFKTSAPVQIFTVICGLAAISSVIYGAL from the coding sequence ATGAATACTACAACAGCGGCCACTTCTACAGCACGTTCTGCTAGCAAGTGGACCTACAAAGATTTCACCTGGGCCCTGTCCCTTTTTGGTACTGCGGTTGGTGCAGGTGTACTATTCTTACCCATTAAAGCCGGTGCTGGTGGTTTCTGGCCATTAGTTATCCTCGCGTTAATCGCAGCACCAATGACTTGGTTTGCTCATAAATCTTTGGCTCGTTTCGTTTTATCTGCCAAAAACCCTGATGCAGACATCACCGACACCGTTGAAGAGCACTTTGGTAAAGCTGGCGCCAACCTTATTACTTTTGCTTACTTTTTTGCCATCTATCCTATCGTGCTGATTTACGGCGTGGGCATCACTAACACGGTGGATTCTTTCCTCGTTAACCAAATCGGCATGGAATCGATTCCTCGCTGGTTGCTCTCTGGCGCGCTGATTATTGCGATGACAGCAGGTGTGGTATTTGGTAAGGAGTTGATGCTGAAAGCCACTTCTGCCATGGTTTACCCACTGGTGTTTATCCTGCTGGCACTCTCTTTCTACCTGATCCCAGATTGGAACACTTCAATGATCGAAGTCGCACCTGACTGGTCTGCTATGCCAGCGATCGTATGGCTTGCGATTCCAATCATCGTGTTCTCTTTCAATCACAGCCCAATCATTTCTCAGTTTTCTAAAGAGCAGCGCCAACAGTTTGGTGACGATGCGGTGAAGAAAACTGACATGATCACTGGCGGTGCAGCCATGATGCTGATGGGCTTCGTGATGTTCTTCGTATTCTCTGTGGTACTGTCACTGTCTCCTGAAGAGCTGGCAATGGCGAAAGAGCAAAACATCTCAGTTCTGTCTTACCTAGCCAACGAACACGCTTCACCAATCATCTCTTACTTAGGTCCAATCGTGGCATTCGCAGCGATCACTTCAAGCTACTTCGGTCATTTCTTAGGTGCTCATGAAGGTCTGGTTGGTCTGGTGAAATCTCGCAGCAATATGCCAATTGGTAAGATTGAAAAAATCTCTCTCGGCTTCATCGTAGTTACCACTTGGATTGTGGCAATTGTGAACCCAAGCATCCTAGGTATGATTGAAACCATGGGCGCTCCAATGATTGCTGCCATCTTGTTCCTACTGCCTGTATTTGCAATGCACAAAGTACCTGCAATGGCTAAGTTCAAGACTTCAGCACCTGTACAGATTTTTACAGTTATTTGTGGCTTGGCTGCGATTAGTTCTGTAATCTACGGCGCTCTTTAA
- a CDS encoding L-serine ammonia-lyase, with translation MISVFDIYKIGVGPSSSHTVGPMKAGKEFIDELRSMGKLRDVTKITVDVYGSLSLTGKGHHTDIAIIMGLAGNTPEKVDIDSIPSFIARVEETERLPVGMHCHTVSFPREGGMNFHRTNLPLHENGMQIHAWINDEKIFSKTYYSIGGGFIVDEEHFGKESESLIQVPYVFRSAEELLNQCKESGFSISTLVMANEKAMHSDEEVRTYFANIWRTMRECMERGMNTEGILPGPLRVPRRAAALRQQLLTSEKTTNDPMAVVDWVNMYAFAVNEENAAGGRVVTAPTNGACGIIPAVLAYYDKFIQTVTEKDYIRYFAASGAIGGLYKRNASISGAEVGCQGEVGVACSMAAAGLAELLGGSPEQVCMAAEIAMEHNLGLTCDPVAGQVQVPCIERNGIAAVKAINSTRMALRRSSAPRVSLDKVIETMLETGKDMNAKYRETSQGGLAIKVIC, from the coding sequence ATGATTAGTGTATTTGATATCTATAAAATCGGTGTTGGTCCTTCGAGCTCACACACGGTTGGACCGATGAAAGCGGGTAAAGAGTTTATTGACGAACTACGCTCAATGGGAAAATTGCGCGACGTCACTAAAATCACCGTGGACGTTTATGGATCGCTATCACTGACAGGGAAAGGTCACCACACAGATATCGCTATCATCATGGGTCTGGCAGGCAATACGCCAGAGAAAGTGGATATCGACTCAATTCCGAGCTTTATTGCTCGTGTAGAAGAAACAGAACGTCTTCCTGTTGGTATGCACTGTCATACCGTCTCTTTCCCTCGTGAAGGTGGGATGAATTTCCACCGCACTAATCTGCCTTTGCACGAAAACGGCATGCAGATTCACGCATGGATCAACGACGAAAAAATCTTCAGCAAAACTTACTACTCTATCGGCGGCGGTTTCATCGTTGATGAAGAGCATTTTGGCAAAGAGAGTGAATCTCTTATTCAAGTGCCTTATGTTTTCCGTTCTGCTGAAGAGCTGCTGAACCAGTGTAAAGAGAGTGGTTTTTCGATCAGCACACTGGTGATGGCGAACGAAAAAGCCATGCATTCAGACGAAGAAGTACGCACCTATTTCGCGAACATTTGGCGTACCATGCGTGAGTGTATGGAACGTGGGATGAACACCGAAGGTATCCTGCCTGGGCCTTTGCGTGTACCACGCCGTGCGGCAGCGCTGCGTCAACAACTGCTGACGTCCGAAAAAACCACCAACGATCCAATGGCGGTGGTTGACTGGGTAAACATGTATGCGTTTGCAGTTAACGAAGAAAACGCAGCCGGTGGCCGTGTAGTTACTGCACCGACTAACGGTGCGTGTGGCATTATCCCTGCGGTACTCGCCTACTACGACAAATTCATCCAAACAGTGACTGAGAAAGACTACATCCGTTACTTCGCCGCGTCTGGCGCGATTGGTGGTCTGTACAAGCGTAATGCCTCTATCTCTGGGGCGGAAGTGGGCTGTCAAGGTGAAGTGGGTGTAGCTTGCTCTATGGCAGCAGCCGGTCTTGCTGAGCTTTTAGGCGGTAGCCCAGAGCAAGTCTGTATGGCCGCTGAGATCGCGATGGAACATAACCTTGGTTTGACTTGTGACCCAGTTGCAGGACAAGTACAAGTGCCATGTATCGAGCGTAACGGCATTGCAGCCGTGAAAGCGATCAACTCAACCCGTATGGCGCTGCGTCGTTCCTCTGCCCCACGTGTTTCACTGGATAAAGTGATTGAAACCATGCTGGAAACCGGCAAGGACATGAATGCTAAGTACCGTGAAACCTCACAAGGTGGCTTGGCAATCAAGGTGATCTGTTAA
- the queD gene encoding 6-carboxytetrahydropterin synthase QueD, whose product MKTELYKEFMFEAAHHLPHVPAGHKCGRLHGHSFLVRLYVEGEVDPHTGWVVDFAEIKAAFKPIYDRLDHYYLNDIEGLENPTSEVLAKWIWQQLKPSLPLLSKVEIKETCTAGCIYRGE is encoded by the coding sequence ATGAAAACAGAATTATACAAAGAGTTTATGTTTGAGGCTGCTCACCACTTACCGCATGTGCCAGCTGGTCATAAGTGTGGTCGTTTGCATGGACACTCTTTTTTAGTTCGTCTGTATGTTGAAGGTGAGGTTGATCCTCATACAGGTTGGGTTGTGGATTTTGCGGAAATTAAAGCCGCATTCAAACCGATTTATGATCGTCTCGATCACTATTATCTGAATGATATCGAAGGGTTAGAAAACCCAACCAGTGAAGTATTGGCAAAGTGGATTTGGCAACAGCTCAAGCCCAGTTTACCGCTGCTGAGCAAAGTCGAGATCAAAGAAACCTGCACGGCGGGTTGTATTTATCGCGGTGAATAG